A stretch of DNA from Aspergillus flavus chromosome 3, complete sequence:
AACGGAGAGACTATAGCAAATATTGAGGCAATCAATTGATAGCCATCGCTTCGACCTATCGATATTTCCCGGCGCTTGTTTTGGGATATTGAGAGGGTAGGGGAGGCCTACTTCAAACCGAGTCTTCTGTAGCCGGCGGCGTCGGTGTACCAATTGGCAATGGGCATCATCCAGCGCTTGAGCCAAGGGCGCTTGACGATGTAGCTGGAGAGAGAAGGAGCGGACATGGTGAATAGTCCCGAATGGATGTAGACTGGGGTCAATTGAGGTGGTGCGGAGAGGAGGCGGTCGTGAGATATCAGACAAGCTGAACGAGAGTTGGCCCGACGTTGGAGATTGTGCAAAACGGAGGTTCGGCGGGTGACTTTCCCAAAAACATCCGATCTttcatgcctgaggcattaGACCCAGCCTTGACGCTTCCGATTATTTCCACACGTGACTAACTCTCGGCTTGCCTCAGACTGCATAGCGCTTGGGACCGGGGTGAACTTAATAGTACTCCACCTGACCGACAGAGGCCGTTCCTTCGATTCACCTCACTCACCATTCTCCGTACTGCTCCGTCCTCGCCGCGGTTCCGAAAATCTCGATTGACTTATTTCCCCCTCGAGGCTTGTGACACTACCGATCATCCCTGATCTCTGATAACTGGTTATGGGGTTCATCAACCGTTAAATTCATTTTCTGGTCCTGTAGGGGAGCTGAGTAGCTTCAAAGACCCCACCTGTCTGTGCTTCGGATAGGGCACGCTCAATCATAAGGTGGATTTCTCAGCATCGAGTCATTTCACAAGACCCCCTCAATTCATTGGACCAGGCACTGTCGTTACAACGCTCGCTGCAAAAGACGGAAAACGTTCACACTCCGCAGGACAAACAACCATTCTGGGTTCCGGAGCGAGCACCGCTATGCTCGGGTCCGGGAACCCTCGTGACAATTAAGACGGATAGATAGACTGCTTGGGCGCTGGCTAGAAGGATGTTTTCAGAAGAACACGGCACTTCGGCGACTGCCAACGGCTCCCAAGAGCAGCAGATTACACATTCAGACGGCCCTCTCACCCCCAGCTTCAATGCGTCTTCCACTACAGGCCCGCAGAGTTCTGCGCTTATTACTCGCCTCGAACTACTCTCTACCCGCGTTCCAGATTTCTATATTGCCCCGTTTTGCGGTGCCAGTGCAGGTGTAGCGTCGGGTATTGTGACATGTCCTCTCGATGTGATCAAGACCAAGTTGCAAGCCCAAGGTGGGTTTGTCCGAAGAGGTGGGCAGGTGGTCGAAGCGAAGGCTTTATACCGAGGTATGCTGGGTACTGGAAGGATGATATGGCGTGAAGATGGTATTCGAGGACTATACCAAGGTTTAGGCCCCATGATTTTGGGATATTTGCCTACATGGGCTGTTTATTTGGCAGTTTATGATAGGTCTCGAGAGTATTATCATGAAGTCACTGGTTTGTCCCCTTTCTCATTTAACCCGGGAAATTCGTTTTACTGAAGCTCTGAGCAGATAGTTGGTGGCTTGCAAGAGGTTATGCTTCTCTAACGGCTGGCGCTTGCTCTACGATTGTGACTAATCCGATTTGGGTCATCAAAACGAGACTCATGTCACAGAGCCTTAGATCAGATAGCGAGGGCTTCCGTGCTCCATGGCGGTACTCCGGCACGTGGGATGCGGCTCGCAAGATGTATAAGACCGAAGGAATTCGGTCATTTTACGCGGGGCTCACACCGGCATTGTTGGGATTGACACACGTTGCCATACAATTTCCGCTTTATGAATACTTGAAAATGGCATTTACTGGGTATGGAATCGGGGAACATCCTGACAACGGTACTTCTCACTGGATTGGGATATCGTTGGCGACATTCCTCAGTAAGATCTGTGCGAGCACTGTGACCTATCCCCATGAGGTACTGCGCACGAGACTTCAAACCCAACAGAGAACGTCACCTGTGTCTTCACCGGAAGAGATCGCTTTCCGCGGAGGAGTAGACCACCCAGAGAGCCGTGGTAGGCCTCCAACAGCGGCCTCATCGGATGGCATGCCTAACCGGCCTCGGTATACAGGGATCGTTCGTACGTGTCAGACTATCTTGAAAGAAGAGGGTTGGCGAGCATTTTACTCGGGAATAGGCACGAACTTATTCCGTGCTGTTCCGGCCGCAATGACCACCATGCTTACATACGAATATCTACGGAAAACCATTAGCCACTTGCAACACGAAGGGGCATTAAAGCAGCAGatggcagaagaagctgaagactCTGCCGGTATATGATGTGACTGAGAATCCAACCATTAGTTAATCTGAGGCATTGCAGGCTATTGTGAACCTCAATGCTACCATTGCTAGGGAGCTAATTGTATGCGCACTGGCGTCTTGGCTTTACTGCTAGTAGCAGATACAGAAAGGGACTGTCTTGGGCttgttctcttttcttaCAAGTTTTACCCCCATGCATGAAACCAAAGGGTCTTTCCTTTAAATATGTTCCTCGGCATCGGGGGTAGTCGGTTTAAGGGTGTTAGGGTAGATTGAGGGTTTGGCATGTGAAGAATCGATTCCCGTGATCTCTACAGTCTTATGACCGGTTTGTGTGTGATAGAAGAccgctttttcttttcttctcctttttcgTTATTCACGAGCGTTCGATTACTTTTCGCATAATACTTGCATGACTGCTCTTGTACATACGTTACTATACCGAGTGAAGCCAAGTACTTGAGATAACCTGACTACAGAAGACATCCATGGCTGAAGCCTACCATACGATTTAATTGGCAGCTTAAATAGAGATCAACCTTTGCTTATATGCGACAATGTACCATCCGCATGGATCGATTACTTTCGGAAAGCACGATGATGTTGGGCTTCATGGAAAAAACCAAGCGGTACATGCTATACCATACATCAGGGAAGCTAGGAACGACGGCTTTACCGGATACATTGAAGTCCTACATATCtcttataaaatatatcGGGGGGCGGCGGCCACCAGATGTTGGGCGTTCTGGAATCCATCACCGTTAAGTCAACGCgatatataaagaaagatggtTGGAAAGCAGATAGAGATCACGCCCGATTACACTTTCTGTGGCTCTATAAATGTGTTGTAAGGAAAAGAGGTCGAGAAATAGAGGGGGTGTGTTCTTAGACCCTGCGATTCTCCTGCGTATATACAATCTTACAACTGTACTGGATTCCCTAATACGTTTTAGGACTATAAAGCACAAAATACCACTATATGCCAAGAAATTAGCCGGATAACCTGCTCGTTCTTGCCtagcatcattggtctagtggtagaattcatcgttgccatcgatgaggcccgtgttcgattcacggatgatgcagtttcttttttgctcttGATATTCATTCTATATCCATGATATGAATGATGTTACACGATTAAGTCTTTCACACTAGGACAGGCGCTTGCTGGCCCTTTTGCAAATGCCTTCCTTCCCTACGTATTCCAAGCACCCCTTTGGCACAATGAGCTAGCTTCTCAGGTCTCCTTTCCAATACATGAATCTCTATTCAATCGGCTAAAAGTCAGTGTGTTGGTATACTATTTGGAGCGGGTAGCTCTGCTACCTGTCTTCGTGGGTGATACTACTTTTGGTACCTCATTGAGATAAATGGTACGAAGACATGCGTAGGTGGATATATACCTGCTCACTCTTGCTCCTCACCATTCGTGACTTCTATATAGTGCTAGCACTGTATTACCAGCGAGTTTGCTATATAGCCCTacattatatactattacCGAGACGCACAGTTTCTGGTCAATCAGGTCGGATACCTCAAGAGGACCTGTGGAAACAATGGTATGGTCCTGGATAGAATTTCCAAATTAGGAACTTCTATAGAGCGTCGGTGACCAAGAGAAATGCTTAGTCATAAAAGTACTGCCCCCCGAATAGGACTAGCCGCAATTAAACGATCTAcctactttttcttttttacctcTCCCACAGTCGccaacatcttcctcaaTCAACCACGTATGAACCTCGAAAACTTTAATAGGTAACGTTTAATCCTATTCGCATTGCTTTTCTCGTCCTCTATAATGTCTGGGAGGAATTTAAAGCAGCTGTTGCTATCCGTTGATATGATGAATTCTTTCTAAATGGTAGATCCAGTTAACACTCTGGAAAGGACTATTTCATACACTGAAAATTctgatcatggatatcacTGTGAAATCTGACTTAGCACTTGGCTCTACATCTGCTAACCTTGCATTAGTGTACCCTACAGTATTACCCCTAACAATAGAATAGCTTAGTTAGCAATTGCCCAAACAATGAGAGAGTTCTTGATTCAGATGCAATATACGTACCCATCCAGCCTGTAGTATTACGCCCTAACTCCAACTCTGTTGATCGTACGGTGCAATATTCGTTACTTAGACACCTTCCGCTCAGCTTCGCGACTTTCGTCTAATGCCTGCTGAACCCATGACGATTGCTCCGTCTTCTCTCCTGCGGGTTTCTGACGCGTAGTGGTGCTTGGAGCTTGTGCTTCACGGCGCGCGGTACGGATGGAGCTGACGCAGTATGAGGTGAGGATGAGAGCCATGGAAAAGGCAGCTATTGGGGCGTTGACAGACTGATGAGGTTAATTGTTATGACAGAATACTTACTTAATGGTACTACTGGCGATAAGGAGGCTAGGTGTTGATGCATCCTTTACATATACCATTGAAGAATAAGATCAAACTTACCCCCGATGATCGACCAAAGATTTTCCCCGCCATTTCCACGCTTCTTATATCTTAATGTACATAACACAATTTATTGTTTGGGGTTTCCAAAAACAAAGGGAAATTGATATCAGCTGATATGGACGGTGGATAGTTGTTCCCTAACCGGATGAGGAAGGTTTTATCAGATGGAGGGCGGCAAATCCCCAAAGATAAGAAGATTAATTACACAACGCGCCGGTAAAGGGCGTGTTCTGTTCGCTTGGTAATTCCGACTGTACGAGACCCTCGTTGGCCAAGGGGAGACTAATACCGTTACTAAACCGGGATTCTATACTAGAAAGGAACTAGAACGAACGCATCCCGCCGGTTCTCCCACCGGTGGGAACTCTCTGCGGTTTCCCGTGGGAAATGGCTTGGACGACCAACCACTTGGCATCGATGCTATCATCATGAGGCAAGGTTATTTGCTGGGCCTCTCAATCAGATAACCAATCCTTCTGCCATTTCTGTAATGGCGACTCGGGGGTAACGTCATGTCCGAGGCCGGACCTACGAAGGCGACGGGGTTGCTGAAAGGGGACTAGCGCCGGTGAATTAGGCCGGGTTTGTCATCGCCCATTTTATCATATTAATCAATCAGTTAAGTTCCATCAATCTTTCTTCAATCCTCCATCACTACCTCGGTCATCGATTCTTCATCCCCCACACCCGGTGGTTCTTCCACAGAACTGTTTGAATCGCTCTTCTACGACTCCGATCAATTGAAGATACACGTTAAGAAATGTTCAGACGCTTGGTAACTGTTGTTCCCCGGGTTGGCACCGTGGTGTCGCCTCGCATTACCCCGGCCCTTTCCGGCATTCAAAGCCAGCCCGTTCTCCGGGCCCCTGCGACAAAGAGAAGCTATCACGAGAAAGATAAGTactagaagaagaaaaaagatgaCAACGAAACTGACCGCATGCACTGTTAGATCACTATAACAACCCCCGTAATGGTACGTCCACTTCCACATATCAGAAGTTATTCGGCTTTTGATGGATCGGGATGCACATACACTCAATACACCTTCTTTCCCGATGCACCCGACTGCTCCCCACTTGTCTTTTTTATGTCCTTCTTTTATCACGGTAGCTCCGACCTGAGTGAGGCTAACAGTCCCAAAGTTGGCAGTTTCAACAAGAACGATGCCGATGTTGCCACTGGTCTTGTTGGCGCCCCCGCTTGCGGTGATGTCATGAAGCTTCAGATTCGTGTTGACAAGGATACGAATGTGATCAGCGATGTCAGGTTCAAGACATTTGGCTGTGGCAGCGCCATCGCTAGTTCGAGTTACCTGACAGAGTTGGTGCGCGGTATGACTCTCGAGGAGGCCGGAAAAATTAAGAATACTGAAATTGCCCGTGAACTTTGTAAGTTTTCTGAGGGAAACCATATATGATTATCTATCTTACGTTTGCTAACTTTGCTCTCCAGGCTGTAAGTTGTTCATCGTACTTTACCCTCGCTTTGCCCCAAGAACTACCTAAACAACCGCACGTTTGCGGTTGGAAGAAACTATACTGACCAAACATAGTGCCGCCCGTGAAGTTGCACTGCTCGATGCTTGCTGAGGACGCCATCAAGTCCGCGATTTCCAACTACTACACCAAGAACCCTAACGCTCGTACAACCAACCTTGGAGGTACCGGTGCCTCTATCCCTAACGTCAAGGTCGAGATTGAGAAGTCCGAGGGTGCCGCTGCTACTGCTTAACAAATTAATAAGCACAACAACCAAActacaaaaaaagaaaaatcgaAACCAACAAAAAATTCAAGTTGATACCAGATGAGATTCCCTGAGCAGTTTTACGGTTTATTAGCGGGAGGTTGAAAATACCTTTTAGAATGGAATAGCGTGCCTGGACAGTTCGTTTTATTCCGGCAACAGACTGCATTGGATACAGTCTTTTACTGCAAggttttttttctcttcacaaatgttttttctttttcttttttccttttccgcgATAACGCAGGAAGGCATTGTGATATAGTCCACTTGATGTGTCAAATAGTCTAATGAAAAGCACTTGCGTGCAGTGAATTCGGATCGCTATTCTTGCTCGTTCGTGTAATTTAAGTGAGCAGTATCTATATCGAAGGATTGGGTTGCTTTGAACTTTGACAATCTATATTCATCCGCTCAGGAGAGGTCTATTGATATACACATGTTTacaaggaaacaaagaatagGCACTTTTCGCCCTGAACAAACCAAGccaaatgaagaaaagaagaaacaaaaaaagtgTCAACAATCATTAACCCCGCAATCGTGGAACATATaatcagaaaagaaacgcCGCTGATGCAGATAAGCCAACCCGTGCTCATCTATCGATCATTAAACAAGTGGGAAAGGGCTCCAAAGGAGaagacgaaagaaaaaagatgtCTATAATAACAATTTACAGGGGGTGCAACTTCTGACAACGTAATCTAAACCGGTTCACTAGAGTAGTCCGAATCGACTCTTCAGAGATAGCAATGTCTCGTAGACCGATAGCTTGAGCTCGACGCGGAGGAACGCGGTCCAAGCAGCGAGGAAGCGAAGGAAGTTGAAGGGACGGAGAAGACCGCCCGTTTCGTGGATGAGATCCATTTGTTCTTCAAAGACGGTGCGAGTGGCGTAGCGAGCGAGGATCAAGAACGTGCGGACAGGACCTTGTCTGGTGTGGAGATTCTCATCGAGACTGCGGGCTGTGCGGGTTGTTAGTTTACCACTGTACTCGGGTAAGTAGCAATAGTTCACTCACTGAGGTCATTGGTCTTAAGAATCAAGAGTATGATTCTGGGTACCTGGCCCAGCAGTTCGACCAGCTGCTGCAACATGCCCTCTCCAAGAGCGCCGGACATGCTCTCCTTCTCTGCAGCTGTGCGTGTGGTGGCgatgttcttctttgttAACTTGGTGTAGTCTCTACCAGTGATTGCGCTGGCGAAGAGAGGGAACTGCTCATCTGTGATGCCCGCCACCTTGCGGGAATACTCGCGCATATGTGCCTCGTCAGCTTCGATGACGGCCAACCACAGCTTGGCGTAGTTGCGACGTAAATCGCGGGGGATATCACGGTACAATCCATGGTCGTAAAGAATGATGTCGAAGTTTTGACCGCGCCGGTTAGTGTTCTTGCGGATCGCAATATTGCCACCATGCGGATCGCAGTGCAGAGGGGCATTGTCGCCAAAAATCATCTCGTTGAAAATATGCGCTAGGGCGGCGGAGACTTCGTCACGATCAATGTTGTTAGAATCCAGAAACTCCAGATCGTCCGGTCGACGGCCGGACAAGAACTCCATGACGAGTATGCGCTTCTGAGCCCACATAACTATGCTTgttagtatataataatcaCGTTTAAGTTGAAGTCAAACGTACCCTCTGGAATGACAAGCGGCGCATCTGAATGTTCCTTGAAGTACTCGCTAGCCCTCCGAGCATTGTCCGCTTCCATCCTAAAATCTAATTCTTGTGGCAAGGACAGATCCATTTCCTTCGAAAGCCACTCCAAATCGTACTCAGGGAAGAAGCGCTTCAGGGTGGAAAAGGTAAATCTGGTCAATGCTAGATCCAAGGGGACCCATTCCGCCAATGCTGGATGCTGCACCTTGACTGCCACCTTCTGACCCGTTTCCTTCAGGATACCGATGTGAACTTGGGCAAGGGAAGCGGCGCCAATTGGCTCCGGGTCGAAACTTGAGAAGAGCTCATCGATTCGACAGCCGGTGTCGGCTATGAACATTTCCTCGATTGATTCGATCGAGGAGATAGGGCATTTATCCTGGAGCGGAATGAAGGTTGTCGTCCACTCTAATGGCAGCAAGTAGCCCATGCTACTGAGGTGTTGCCCCAGCTTAATAAAAATGGAACCATTCCTCTCGAGAACCCTCAGGGTCCGCTCTGCGCACCGTTTGTGACATGCTCGGAGTTCCTCGTTTCGCTCTTCGGGTGAGGATGTTTCTCGGTTGAGGGTTACTCGGTAGCTTAAAGCATCGGTATGAGTATACGTGACTGAAATAATTCCGTATGAGGTGCGCATGTCCGACTTACTCATTGATGCACACAGCCAATGTGCCAACGACCCTTCCTGTTCTCGCCGCAGCACGATAGAGATGCTGAGCATTGTCTGAGAATGCCACCACTCCGATGACTATAGTTCCCCCAACGACCGTATACGTGATCACTTTCCTCCGTGACCATTCTGACCCCGATGATTTTCTGCCATTGCCGTTCGCCTTCTCCGCCGCACCAAACAAGTTGGAGGTCTTTGTTGAATAAGAAGCGTGCGGTCTTAACGCTACCAATGGTACTCGTGGGCGCAGTTGGCGGGCTTTGCTAAAGGCTTGTGCTGAGTTTGAAACCGATCTGTGAACAGACGAGGGGCCCGATGCGCGCTGGAAAGGGCGAATCCAAGGAGCAGACGAGGTATATCGAAGCACCGGCGCAGGAGCAAAATCGGATGCCCGCAGTGGAGCGCGGAGCGCCGCCCTCATACCGTACACAAGCAATGCCGTATGAAGAGCGACCGCAAATCGAGTGGGATAGTAGTATTAGCAATAGTCCCCaagggtacggagtataatGTCAGGCCATTTGCGTTGGGGGGACTTGAAATCCCgtagaataattaatttgCTCCACCCCGTCGCACTCGCCGCTTGCCGCTTTTAGCTCTCGTCCCGAAGTACTCCGACTATCGCTGTTTAAACCAATCGTTTCCCTTGTTTGCCGGCTACAGAGCCTGAATTCAGTAGTATATCCTTTCATATTAACATGTACTCCTATTCATGACTGCAGGAGATAGCCATCACTGCACTATCTACATGGACCAGTCAAGCAGCAGACCGGACCATCGTCCTGAACTACTATGCATTGGAACAGGAACCACGAATCCGACAATACCCATGCATCTGCTATAGCCCTAACAAAGAAGCTGTCCACACGAGACAAGCCCTAGACCAACAAAGGAAGAACTCCAATGCGCCATCCCATGCAATGCTTGCCTATGAAGACCCAATATACCGCAAACTTTTAGCGTTTGAGAATCCGCAACCCCCAAAGACCAAGGAAAACAAGCACGTAAAtccagaaaaaagaatgtgTTACACAGGTCAGCCTTGTGTCCCAAGCTCACGGCGTCCACTCTGCATCAGTTTGTGTTGTATGTCGACGTCGAGGTAGGATTGAAGGCCGACGGGATGCCGAACTTGGTCTtcgaccatcttcttcagccaGAAGATCGACATGAGACATTCTGTTGGACACCCGCGGGACCCTGTTCCTCGACACACCAGGGTTTCCATTCAAGCCTGCTGCCAGGCCTGGGCTAACGCCGTCTCTACTTCCAGGTCGAATCACAAGGGCAGAGCCGCTCAGGGCATTTCGGG
This window harbors:
- a CDS encoding putative ubiquinone biosynthesis protein (ubiquinone biosynthesis protein), which encodes MRAALRAPLRASDFAPAPVLRYTSSAPWIRPFQRASGPSSVHRSVSNSAQAFSKARQLRPRVPLVALRPHASYSTKTSNLFGAAEKANGNGRKSSGSEWSRRKVITYTVVGGTIVIGVVAFSDNAQHLYRAAARTGRVVGTLAVCINDYRVTLNRETSSPEERNEELRACHKRCAERTLRVLERNGSIFIKLGQHLSSMGYLLPLEWTTTFIPLQDKCPISSIESIEEMFIADTGCRIDELFSSFDPEPIGAASLAQVHIGILKETGQKVAVKVQHPALAEWVPLDLALTRFTFSTLKRFFPEYDLEWLSKEMDLSLPQELDFRMEADNARRASEYFKEHSDAPLVIPEVMWAQKRILVMEFLSGRRPDDLEFLDSNNIDRDEVSAALAHIFNEMIFGDNAPLHCDPHGGNIAIRKNTNRRGQNFDIILYDHGLYRDIPRDLRRNYAKLWLAVIEADEAHMREYSRKVAGITDEQFPLFASAITGRDYTKLTKKNIATTRTAAEKESMSGALGEGMLQQLVELLGQVPRIILLILKTNDLTRSLDENLHTRQGPVRTFLILARYATRTVFEEQMDLIHETGGLLRPFNFLRFLAAWTAFLRVELKLSVYETLLSLKSRFGLL
- a CDS encoding putative iron-sulfur cofactor synthesis protein (involved in Fe-S cluster formation); amino-acid sequence: MSFFYHGSSDLSEANSPKVGSFNKNDADVATGLVGAPACGDVMKLQIRVDKDTNVISDVRFKTFGCGSAIASSSYLTELVRGMTLEEAGKIKNTEIARELLPPVKLHCSMLAEDAIKSAISNYYTKNPNARTTNLGGTGASIPNVKVEIEKSEGAAATA
- a CDS encoding FAD carrier protein (NAD+ transporter), which codes for MFSEEHGTSATANGSQEQQITHSDGPLTPSFNASSTTGPQSSALITRLELLSTRVPDFYIAPFCGASAGVASGIVTCPLDVIKTKLQAQGGFVRRGGQVVEAKALYRGMLGTGRMIWREDGIRGLYQGLGPMILGYLPTWAVYLAVYDRSREYYHEVTDSWWLARGYASLTAGACSTIVTNPIWVIKTRLMSQSLRSDSEGFRAPWRYSGTWDAARKMYKTEGIRSFYAGLTPALLGLTHVAIQFPLYEYLKMAFTGYGIGEHPDNGTSHWIGISLATFLSKICASTVTYPHEVLRTRLQTQQRTSPVSSPEEIAFRGGVDHPESRGRPPTAASSDGMPNRPRYTGIVRTCQTILKEEGWRAFYSGIGTNLFRAVPAAMTTMLTYEYLRKTISHLQHEGALKQQMAEEAEDSAGI